Part of the Trichoderma asperellum chromosome 1, complete sequence genome is shown below.
tttttttttgaagaGACGACGGTAATACGTCTCAACCTTGCTGGAATGAGGCAGCCATGGTACATGCATACAcacgagaaggagaaaggcaagtcataaataataataataataataataactatgcCATTTATGCCATGGCTGAAGAAGGGTTACCGAGATTCCGATCGTCGGGGTGGAGATTCGACCTTTATTCAGATAGGCATACAGGCATATGAGCATACAAGCATACGGGCAGACAATGAAATCCTAACCGACCTTGATTCGTCTTCTCCATTAGGATTGAAAGGAGAATTCTTCCTCCAAAAGAGAAGCTTATTGTGTACTCTATAGTGAGGATTGAAGTGACACCTCACATCAAGGTTATGCCTTGACGTGAGTTTCGGATTGTCGATGTTGCCAATCAGACGAACATTGCCGAAGTTTGAGATGATCAAAGCATTATCGCTGCTCAGCAGTGCTCTATCTACTTTGGATTTGATATCCTGCATCCAACTTCCATATTCACAAGGTTTTCTACAAAGCATAACAAATAACTATACTAATTCCCAAGTTATTTGGCACACTATTGGCATCTGTGTCCTCGTGTATAATACGAGGCCTAGTATTCAACTCTTTTCGATTCTGTCAACCTTCCCGCTCATCTTGCCTGCCCGGAAAAAATTCAAAAAACGATCAACAATGGCCGATTTGGGAAGCTCAGTGTGGGCACACTAGCAAACTAGGCATGAATTGAGCCGGCACAGACCAACCTTCGCCCACAATGGGTGGAGATGTTCGGGAGGTCCTTGGATGTCGATGCCtctttcgcttcttcttcgcggTCTGGCCCCTTCACCTTAAACGCCTTTGTTGTTTTCCCCGGACTAGTACGAAATATCCTCTGTTGCCATTTATAGCCTGGTCAAACAAGTGATAGCCGCCTTGCATTAGAAGCCGGCTCCGCATAGGCCAGTCGATCGAAGTGCGGAAATTAACTGGCTTCTTGGGCGTGTGGGGGCCCTACGTGTTGTTCGATTGACAGTTGCCACAGCGTTTCGTGGATGGGCGGCAGCAAGGGTcaaaaaataagaagaaatagaCAGAGGAAGAGCGAAAGCCAGCAAACTCGGGACACAACGTGCTCAGATCCAAGACCGCCACGAGTACAGGGTTTTTCTGTCTCAACCTTGTGCAACAAACCAGCAGACGACACACCACGCCACGATGTGACAGCCCTGTTTACACAAGCTTAACGAGGTTCGTGCTTCCAAACCGGGCCCAGCCCACCCCGCGTGGAACCACAATTCATACTAAGAGCCCAGCGAGGAGGGGCTTCATTGACTACACAGACACAATTTGAGAAAAGACAATGCTTGGAGTAGTACGGAGATATCTTGTCTCTGCTACTTATGATGCCGTATCCAGAGAATATCAAAGTGAGAACCCGCTTACAATGTCGTTTTCGGCGTCTCTCAAACCCAGAAAAGGGGGCAGAGAAAAGCAGGGAGGAGACGCTTGACATCCGCTAGGACTCGTGCTAGAGAGTGATGTGCAGTGCTTCTCAAGCGaggctctttttctccttccacTAGTGCAGGTACTGCATAAAGCGTCCGATCTACACGACCACGGGGCATACGTCTCTCATGGGCGTGGTTTATGCAAGGGCTTCAGTAGCCGACCGTTCTCTAATATCCCGAGTCCAAATCTTCGTCTCTCTGCTTTGAGACCCCGTGGCCGAACATTGAGGCTGGTGATGCGAATAACAACATGGGAGATGGACAAAACCAGTGTTGGCTTTGATACTGCAGGTGCTTCAACACTCTTTCAAACCGGACACAGCCTCATGTTATCACCGCCGCCATGTCATGCTCCGCTCATTCACGGTGTACTGCGTCAGGATCGGCCACTGCTGTTATTGCCGTGTATCTGATCTTCACTCGCTAGGACCTATGGAGGAGGATGCAACGCTGCTCGCTCCCTGCGGTGTTACTGCCACTGTCTCTGTTTCCAATTTCCTGATAGCCGGGCTACTCCACGCGCCTGCTCGGAATAATGGGGGCGTCGATTCGTAAGGCCAGGGGGAAGTGGCTAGCTACTGAGGACGAAAGACTGTTTGTGTACGGTGGATGAAGACAAACGAGCGGCGGAAGCGATCATGCTGACAGACCCGGACTGGGTTGGGTTGGATATTTAAGACCAGCGATTCATCTCCCAGATGTCGGATTCTATTCctacccttttctttctccagcAAGCCTCGGTTGCAACAGTTTCTCACCCATACATTCTTTCTCAGTTTGACATTTTGGGCTCTTTTGACCCGTCCATTCACTCCAAGCCAAGTTCATTTCTATCATTATTCACAATGAAGTCTTTCATTCTCGCTGCCTCGGCTGCCACCGCCGTTGCTGGTCACAGCCTGCTTGACCTGGGCATCGATGTCCATGTTGGCGATCTCATCAACATCGGTGTTGGCCTCGACCTTCACCTGCCCGAGGGCCTTGCTCTCCCCGAAGCCGATGCGGATAAGCCCTCGTCTGGCCCTCCGGCCGGCTACGTTAACGTCTGGCACCCATCGCACAGCGGCGTCATGATTGATTCTTGCGATGACGAAACCTCCGGTGCCTGGCACTGGGTTCACCCTTGCGGCGACAACTGCAAGACCGACCAGGCTTCACAGGTCTGGACCACGAGCACCGTCAGCGTCACCTCCATCCACACCGTCATCAGCTGTGCTCCCACCGTCACCAACTGCCCCGCCAACGGCCACCACAGCACCGTCACCACGGTCGTCATCCCCGAGACCACTACCATCTGCCCGGTTGAGGCTTCCAAGACCAAGACTGCTGGCTACACGGCTGCCCCCTCCACGGCGGCCTATCCTCCCCCGGCAGCCTCCTCCCCGGCCTACTCTGCTCCTGTGCCGACCAACACCGCCGTCGTCACCCTGAGCACCCAGACTGCTCCGGCTTACAGTGCTCCGGCATCTACCGGCCCTGCTGGCGGCGTTCCCACTGGCTCTGCCGGCTACCCGGCTCCCTCCGGCTCGGCCCCCGCCTCCAGCGCTCCTCCGGCTGAGTCGTCTCCTGCTGGCACCACTGCTCCCGCTTCTGCTCCCGCTTCTGCTCCCGCTTCTGCTCCCTActctcctcctgctgcctctTCCGTCCCGGCTTACCCTGTGCCTGGCAACAGCTCTGCTCCCGCCTACACCCCTCCCTCCACCTCGGTCTACACTCCTCCCGTCCAGtctcctcctgctcctgtCTACTCTGCCCCCGCTGCTTCTCCCTCCAGCCCTGCTGGTGGCTGCACCGAGGCCTACTGTGTTCCCCCTGCTGGAACTGCTCCTGGTGCTCCTCCCCCAGCTCCTACTGGCAACACCACCGTTCCCCCGGTCAGCGGTGCTGTCAGCCGCACTGAGGGCGTCAGCGTGGCCCTGTTCGCTGGTGTCattgctgctttcttcttgtaaAGCTTCAAAAACAGCAGGGTCGTCATATAGGATGATGCGGGCGGTCGTAAATCGCAGTTGTATTTTAAAGGTCCAGGGACTGCACATATCTTGATGAGTTTATGGCACGCCTGGCGGAGGAAGAGCAAGCCCACCGCCtgtgaattttttttttttccgttttTCATTATTGAGCATATACTTAATTTCGATTCTTATCAAGTGGTTATGGCGGCGGAGTAGAAGTAAGGAGTTGTAGGCTAGAGCGCGGGAGGTATATTAGACGGGCTTCAATAGTAGAGGATAGTGATTGAATTGATTCTTGTCCGTATTATTGATCGATACACGATGAGCCTTAAATAGCCTTAAAGTATTACCTAGTACTTTCACTCTTGACGATGGTTGAATAAAATCTAATCTTAGAACAATGaggtataaatatatatgctgTACCCTCTGAACCTGAGCGCCCTGCTAAACGTTTGACTTGCTCTCCCTTCCAAAAACGCCCCTGTCCCCCAATTCGATATCGTGCACAATGGTCTTACATTTACAACGTTTACACTCGCAGCATTCTCTCATGATGCTCCCGACGCATACTCTTGTAGCATCTTGGCAATATCCTCGACCCTCCCCTGACTGTCCCCGAGTTGTCTCGTCGTTTCCCAGTCCCTGCCCTCGGCGGCGCCAAAGACCACAAATTTGACCACTttgccgtcgtcgtccatgACTAGGCGACCGTTGCGCTCGTCGGCCCACGTCAGGCGGATCTGCTTCGCCTCCGTGTCGGCGATGCTGACGTCGATGATGGCATTTGGCGGTGTCGCCGTCTCGTTGTCGCCGTGTGCGCCTAGGCTACGCCGCAGGTCTGCCGATACGCCTAGTCTGTTGTGGTAGCGCATGATTTCTCGCCTAAGAGACTTGACGAATCTTTCGAGGTCTTGCTTGAGGTGTTGCGGTGAGGCCAATGAAGGTGATGGAGAGCTGCCTTGTCCTTCGGCTTGTTGTTCCTGCCGCTGCTGATGTTTTGGCGCGGGCAAATACCTCGCTGCTAGGCCTGATAGAGGGATTGCCGGCGGCACCGTGTGTCGGTGAACACGCAGAAACTTGCGGTTATCCGGATACGGCCGGTTCAGCATCACGTAGTACGGCTGCAGGAATTGGCCGCGCGTCATGGCTTCGAAGCGCAATCCCAGCACGTGCCCCCCGTCGACGGCGTTGGGGTCCGGATCGCGGACTTTAAAGGCTGTGACCGAGGCGGCGATGCGGTAGAGGCATTGCTGGTCGTAGGCCGCTTGCTGCTTGGAGCGGGTGAGGAGGCGCTGCTCGTCGCAGTCGACGGACGCCCTTCGGGGCTTTCGGGGTCGCAGGGCGGCGGACTTGGGGGTCGGTTGCGGGTTtagggaggagaggagggcaTCGCGGATGGAAGGGTTGGATAGGATGGTGGAGCATTCGATTTTGAGGGTTTTGCGGAGGCTGGCGACTGTTGTTGGAGCTGATTAGCCGTTGTTTATGTTGCCTGTTTGCCACTGTAGGCGGCGCGCATATGAAATTTTACCTTGTTTCTTGAGAGATGTGATTTCTTTGTCCAGAGGACGGACTTGCGCTTCACCCTCTGCGCCCTCCATTTTTCCTTTGCGTGGAGGGAACTGGGTGGTTGTGGTGGCGCGTCAAAGATGCACCGAATGTTGTTTTGATGAGACGATGATGCTTGGCACGGCGACGATGACAGCCTCGCCTGATAAGATAAGATGGGCCAGCGATGTGCCGAAGTCAAGCCTCCGGTACGCACATACTACTTATGTACATGCGCATACAGCAGCGGTACAGCAGCAAATCAGCAGCCCCTCCCCGCAAATTGGCGCTGAAAGGGGCCCCCTGGCAGGCCAAAGCAGGCACCCGAGGATCTCATTCGCTCCGCCCGCTGCATCCCCCCACGGCGCTGAACCACAGCGGTCCAATACGAAAGCTATGGGGTCGGCGTGCAGCCTAAATGCGACTTTCCATGCTGTCAGCCACTGACGGCAGTGCGCTAAAACGGACTCCATGCATCGGTTTCTGGGGCGGCACCGCCAAAAACTCTGTTTGACGGACGCCTTTGGCTATTTTCAGGCCTGGGCCAGTGGCGACGCTTTACGTGTGTAAGCCGCGCCGGTCCAAAAAAAGACCCTTGAGGCCACGGTAAGCTGCAAATTCACCGGCCAAGCCAGCAACTTCATCCATTCACTGGCTCCCGATCACGCCGATTCTTCCTCGCATCGCTGCCACAAGCACAATATTTTCTGATGCTTCGTTAGAAACGGTCGTTTGTGTGCTTTTTGGCTGGTCCGCTTCTactctccttctctcgctGCAaagggcccttttttttctgcgtCGCTTTTTCGTCGGCCAACGCGCTTCACCTTCAtcgcaactttttttctttgttccgtTTCGGCAGCCATTCGTTTGGTCACGAGAGCCTCGACCGCCTCCACCATCTATCTGCGACTTCAAACAAAGCTGCTTTGAATTGCGCAACACCGAACCAGCAAGCCTCTGCCtccagcaacagccagccCCTTGCTCGTTCCTCACGCTCGTTACCGTGCGCTGCAGCAGTGCCGACGACCCGAGACGCGCAGATTGCACAAGCAAGACTCTCCCTTGGCCAGCCCCCGGTGCCTCCGACCCGACACGAGCGAGCTCGACCGTCTCCTATATGGGTGCCCGCTCAAGACGACCTCAGTCGCCCACGACCTCAAAGCggcctccctccctctcgcTCAAGCGGGAGGCGAACGGCTACGGCGACGGCAAGATGAGCAACGGCGTGGAGATGCGGCGCAAGACCGCGACGCACCAGGATTCGGACAGCATCACGGCAAACCACATGTCGCGCGAGTCCTTTACGCTGGACGATCCCGTCCCCCGGACCCCGACGGCCAACGACGTCGGCTTCTTCGAACTTCCCGCGCAGGACCAGAGgagcttcttgctgctcgtCTTGCTCTACTTTTTGCAGGGCATCCCCATGGGCCTTGCCATGGGATCCGTGCCGTTTCTGCTCAAAAACCACATGTCGTATGGCGAAATAGGCACCTTTAGCCTGGCGTCGTACCCTTACTCTCTCAAGCTGTTCTGGAGTCCCTTTGTCGACGCCGTCTGGAGCTCCAAGATTGGGCGGCGGAAGACATGGATCGTGCCCATCCAGTTCCTGTCCGGCTTCGGCATGCTGTGGCTGGGATCCAACGTGGAGGacatgatggagaagattggCAAGCCTGATGGCCCCACCGTCTGGACCTTTATGCTCTGGTGGTTCTTCCTGGTGCTCATGTGCGCCACGCAGGACATTGCCGTTGACGGCTGGGCTCTCACGCTGCTGACGCCTGGCAACGTGTCGTATGCGTCGACGGCGCAGACCGTGGGACTGACGGCGGGACACTTCATGTCCTACACCGTCTTCCTCGCCCTCAACGCCTCCGACTTTGCCAACAAGTATTTCCGCTCGACTCCTTCTGACGACGGGCTCGTGTCTCTCGGGGGCTACCTGACCTTTTGGGGATGGACCTACATCATCGTCACCATTGGCCTGGGCTTGCTGAAGCGCGAGGAGAAGTCGCAGAACGAGGACGGCGTTTGGGACGTCTACCGCATCATGTGGGGCATTCTCAAGCTGCGCAACGTGCagaccatcatcatcgtgcACCTGATTGCCAAGATTGGATTCCAGGCCAACGACGGCGTCACGAACCTCAAGCTGCTCGACCTGGGCTTCGGCAAGGAGAACATGGCCCTGACCGTCCTCATCGACTTCCCCTTTGAGATTGGCGTTGGATACTACGCCGGCATCTGGTCTCAGAAGTACTCGCCCATGCGCCTGTGGTGCTGGGGATTCGCCGGCCGCTTGCTGGCCGCGCTGATTGCGCAGGTGACGGTGGCCATCTTCCCTGCCGAGGGCGTGACGACGTGGTATCTCCTGGTCGTCATTGGCGAACATGTGTTTTCGACGTTTACAAACACCATCATGTTTGTGGCCGTCTCGGCATTCCATGCCAAGGTTTCGGATCCGGTTATTGGAGGCACTTATATGACACTCCTTGCAacgtgagtttttttttttttttttttttttttttttttttttttttggggggggggggggaggggggctgAATTTGCCCTTTACCTGTTGCTTGCTTCACCCCTTGCTAACGaattctctttgctttttcagCGTTTCCAACCTAGGCGGCACGTTCCCTCGATACTTTGTCCTGAAACTTGTAGACGCCTTTACCGTTGCAACTTGCCACCCCGGCTCCAAGACATCAAAGAACCTCAAGGGTCCGCTTGTTACGGAGGCGTTCTCATGCGCCATCCAGGGCGAAAAGGAGCGATGCATCAACGGCGGCGGAACCTGCGAGATGATTCGCGATGGATATTACACCGTCAACATCCTCTGCGTTCTGTTTGGCGTCGCCACCTTTGTGTGGTATATCAAGCCAAAGGTGCTGCACTTGCAGAGCCTGCCACTGAGGGCGTGGAGATTGGCTGAAGGTAGAAACGACAAATGATATagacaaggaggaggagggcacATGAGGACATATGGACAAACGGGTAATGCTTTTTGATGACTCGATGTATATAGGTAGATTAGCACTTAGACGTGactactatagtttttttttttttctttctctcccatcTTTGTTTTCTATTTCATGCATCAAGTGCAAATTGTAGCGGGATTGAAGAATTGAAAGATTCATCCAGGAGTGCGTTCATACAGCGGTAGCGAGCTCGGAGGTCTCGGTGATTGTGTCACTCATCTCGGACTCTGCAACAAATTGGCGCGTACGAAATAGAACAGTTGGTGTTGGAATAAATCCTTCTTACAGCGTGAGATTCAAGCATTCAAGCAGTTGTGGACGGCGATGCAGAAACAGGCAATGAGTCGCCATATTTTGTGTCATGGTGACTTTGTTTACATGTTTCGTATGACAGACCACCCAACCagactcttcatcttccattGCCCCGAAATCCCTTTGGCGTTTGTTGTGCTGCGTGTAATACGATTGGCCCGTCTGTTGTAACCTGACGGGCGGGATGGGAGCTGCTTCGTAGTTGTGAGCACAGGTTCAGCATGTTTAAAAGAAGCAATCTGACTGACGAGCTTGTTGATTCATTCCATTTAATCtacattcttcttcttcttctttttttaaccctcTATATCTACCTACTTATAGTAGGTACTGACTTACCTATTCGCTTAAACTACAGTACACAACACAACACCCTCATCTACGCAGCGTAACTGCCGCCCGTGGCACTAAACCCAGCCTCTCTTGCCCTCTAAATTACAGCACCTGCCAGCACCTGCCAGCACCTACAGCACCTACAGCACCTACAGCGGAGCTTCTGCAGGCTTGCTTTCCTTATCAGATAAACCCCGCCATCTGCTGTCCCATCCCACCTACCAACCTAGGAAGGCATTGAACGAACCTCCAATCTTCAACCTCATTCCCAAGACATCTGCTTTGCATTTCCTCTTCCCAAATCACCGCCAACGCCAATACACAGCCAAATCATGTCTGCGGCAGAATTCCTCCAGGCTGAGGATGCTTACTTCTCCACCAATGCCCCCCCAAAGCAATTGGCTGCTCATACTGCTCTGGCCGAGGCCTTCATAACGCAGCATGCAGCAGCGAATCGACGGGTTGTGCTCGTAACCTCGGGAGGAACGACGGTTCCGCTGGAGAAGAACACTGTGAGGTTCATTGACGtatgttttctttctctctctctctctctctctctctctctctctctctctctcttttttttttttttttttttttttcctctttcgttttgtttccatttcttcttattcccCGCTCTTCCACCAGTTAATCAGCAaatcttctccatcaatTAATCGTATGATTCCCAACTAACCAGACCAAAACTAGAACTTTTCTGCTGGCACTCGTGGTGCTACCAGTGCCGAGTACTTCCTCTCTGCTGGATATgccgtcatcttcctccatcGCCAGTTCAGTCTGCTGCCCTATTCGCGCCACTATTCCCACTCAACCGACTGTCTGCTTGATCTCCTCAGTGAGGATGCCGATGGCCGCGTTGCCGTCCGGCCCGGCGACTCTGATAGGATCCTTGAAGTCCTACGCAAGTATCAGAGTGCTCGTCGCGACAACACTCTTCTACTGCTGCCCTTTGTTACCATTGGAGATTACCTGCACGAGCTCCGCGCTGTGGCCCGGCTTATGGCGCCGCTTGGCTCATCCGGACTGCTTTATCTCGCTGCGGCAGTGTCTGACTTCTTTGTCCCGCCGGAGCGCCTCTCTGAGCACAAGATCCAGTCCACCAACATTATTGAAAAGCTCTATCCCAAGGACAAGGGCTCAATAACACCTTCACCGCCGAtagaagatgaggaaatcTTTGACAATTTCGATGCCTCACCTCGTGTGCCGCGGTCCAAGCGTCTCATTATTGATCTTGATCCCGTCCCTAAATTCCTCAAGAGTCTTGTTGAAGGCTGGGCTCCCCTGGGCATGATTGTCAGCTTTAAGCTTGAGACCGATCCTCGCATTCTTGTTCACAAGGCACGCTTCAGCCTTGAGCGATACCAGCATCACCTCGTTGTCGGCAACCTCCTCTCAACGCGCAAATGGGAAGTCGTCTTTGTTGCTCCGGGCCGAGAGGATCAATGGCTTCGCGTGCCTCGGCACGGCGGCTGGGGCGATGCCGAGGGAAGGCCGCTGCGACCCGACGAGGCACCAGAGGGAgacccagaagaagagattgagGCTCTGATTATTCCGGCTGTAGCAAAACTTCATGACGCGCACATTGCAAAGTCGAACAGCATcgaaaaacaataaaaatcGACGTGACCTAGCatttgaagagaagaaagaagaagaagaaaaggagaagaaaaacttTACTCGGCAATTAGATCAACTTGGGAAAAACAGACTGGATTCAAAGCAACACAGAAATACTGACAAAAAcacccaaaaaaaatatatcgAAAATTGCATAGTATATAACAAGAGCCTATGAAGGAGCCATAGGCACCATGATACCACCGCAAAACTGCGAAGCAATGCAACCATCGACCATcatatattaagtattttCATTTATTTACTCGCTCCTCTCTTCCCATTTCGTTTCAAAATTTCCTATAACATTTCTATATGCGACTTAgatgatgaccttgattactttttttcccccgtTACAAAAGCCAATATGCGATGCAAGTGAAGCAGTAGCTTATTATGTCAAacgctccttttctctccgtcttttct
Proteins encoded:
- a CDS encoding uncharacterized protein (EggNog:ENOG41), whose product is MKSFILAASAATAVAGHSLLDLGIDVHVGDLINIGVGLDLHLPEGLALPEADADKPSSGPPAGYVNVWHPSHSGVMIDSCDDETSGAWHWVHPCGDNCKTDQASQVWTTSTVSVTSIHTVISCAPTVTNCPANGHHSTVTTVVIPETTTICPVEASKTKTAGYTAAPSTAAYPPPAASSPAYSAPVPTNTAVVTLSTQTAPAYSAPASTGPAGGVPTGSAGYPAPSGSAPASSAPPAESSPAGTTAPASAPASAPASAPYSPPAASSVPAYPVPGNSSAPAYTPPSTSVYTPPVQSPPAPVYSAPAASPSSPAGGCTEAYCVPPAGTAPGAPPPAPTGNTTVPPVSGAVSRTEGVSVALFAGVIAAFFL
- a CDS encoding uncharacterized protein (EggNog:ENOG41~TransMembrane:12 (i91-116o128-147i159-176o196-223i235-254o274-295i316-337o357-376i388-412o418-444i456-475o531-551i)~BUSCO:EOG092D1UUH): MGARSRRPQSPTTSKRPPSLSLKREANGYGDGKMSNGVEMRRKTATHQDSDSITANHMSRESFTLDDPVPRTPTANDVGFFELPAQDQRSFLLLVLLYFLQGIPMGLAMGSVPFLLKNHMSYGEIGTFSLASYPYSLKLFWSPFVDAVWSSKIGRRKTWIVPIQFLSGFGMLWLGSNVEDMMEKIGKPDGPTVWTFMLWWFFLVLMCATQDIAVDGWALTLLTPGNVSYASTAQTVGLTAGHFMSYTVFLALNASDFANKYFRSTPSDDGLVSLGGYLTFWGWTYIIVTIGLGLLKREEKSQNEDGVWDVYRIMWGILKLRNVQTIIIVHLIAKIGFQANDGVTNLKLLDLGFGKENMALTVLIDFPFEIGVGYYAGIWSQKYSPMRLWCWGFAGRLLAALIAQVTVAIFPAEGVTTWYLLVVIGEHVFSTFTNTIMFVAVSAFHAKVSDPVIGGTYMTLLATVSNLGGTFPRYFVLKLVDAFTVATCHPGSKTSKNLKGPLVTEAFSCAIQGEKERCINGGGTCEMIRDGYYTVNILCVLFGVATFVWYIKPKVLHLQSLPLRAWRLAEGRNDK
- a CDS encoding uncharacterized protein (BUSCO:EOG092D3ETT); amino-acid sequence: MSAAEFLQAEDAYFSTNAPPKQLAAHTALAEAFITQHAAANRRVVLVTSGGTTVPLEKNTVRFIDNFSAGTRGATSAEYFLSAGYAVIFLHRQFSLLPYSRHYSHSTDCLLDLLSEDADGRVAVRPGDSDRILEVLRKYQSARRDNTLLLLPFVTIGDYLHELRAVARLMAPLGSSGLLYLAAAVSDFFVPPERLSEHKIQSTNIIEKLYPKDKGSITPSPPIEDEEIFDNFDASPRVPRSKRLIIDLDPVPKFLKSLVEGWAPLGMIVSFKLETDPRILVHKARFSLERYQHHLVVGNLLSTRKWEVVFVAPGREDQWLRVPRHGGWGDAEGRPLRPDEAPEGDPEEEIEALIIPAVAKLHDAHIAKSNSIEKQ